The Arvicanthis niloticus isolate mArvNil1 chromosome 2, mArvNil1.pat.X, whole genome shotgun sequence genome includes a window with the following:
- the Ss18l1 gene encoding calcium-responsive transactivator, with protein MSVAFASARPRGKGEVTQQTIQKMLDENHHLIQCILDYQSKGKTAECTQYQQILHRNLVYLATIADSNQNMQSLLPAPPTQNMNLGPGALSQTGSSQGLHPQGSLSDTVSTGLPPASLMQGQIGNGPNHVSMQQTAQSTLPTTSMSMSGSGHGTGPGYSHSGPTSQSVPMQGQGAISNYVSRTNINMQSNPVSMMHQQAATSHYNSAQGGSQHYQGQAPIAMMGQGGQGGSMMGQRPMAPYRPSQQGSSQQYLGQEEYYSEQYSHGQGSAEAMSQQYYPDGHGDYAYQQSSYTEQSYDRSFEDPTQHYYEGGNSQYSQQQAGYQQGTAQQQTYSQQQYPNQQSYPGQQQGYGPAQGAPSQYSSYQQGQGQQYGSYRASQTGPSAQQQRPYGYEQGQYGNYQQ; from the exons ATGCTGGATGAAAACCACCACCTGATCCAGTGCATCCTGGACTACCAGAGCAAGGGCAAGACAGCTGAGTGCACCCA GTACCAGCAGATCCTGCACCGGAACCTGGTCTACCTGGCCACCATAGCAGACTCCAACCAGAACATGCAGTCTCTGCTTCCCGCG CCTCCAACACAGAACATGAACCTTGGCCCCGGAGCACTGAGTCAGACTGGTTCCAGTCAGGGCCTGCACCCCCAGGGCAGCCTCAGTGATACCGTCAGCACAGGCCTGCCCCCTGCCTCCCTCATGCAGGGCCAGATCGGTAACG GGCCAAACCACGTGTCCATGCAGCAGACGGCCCAGAGCACACTGCCCACAACCTCCATGAGTATGTCAGGCAGTGGTCATGGTACTGGGCCTGGGTACAGCCACTCGGGACCTACCTCACAGAGTGTCCCCATGCAAGGGCAAGGTGCCATCAGCAACTATGTGTCTCGGACCAACATCAACATGCAGTCCAACCCAG TCTCCATGATGCACCAGCAGGCAGCCACATCCCACTACAACTCAGCACAGGGTGGAAGCCAGCATTACCAGGGCCAGGCACCCATTGCCATGATGGGCCAAGGTGGCCAAGGAGGCAGCATGATGGGGCAGCGGCCCATGGCGCCCTACCGACCCTCCCAGCAAG GCTCTTCCCAGCAGTACCTGGGCCAGGAGGAGTACTACAGCGAACAGTACAGCCACGGCCAGGGCTCGGCAGAAGCCATGAGTCAGCAGTACTACCCAGACG GCCACGGAGACTACGCCTATCAGCAGTCGTCCTACACAGAGCAGAGCTACGACCGCTCATTTGAGGATCCCACACAGCACTACTATGAGGGGG GAAACTCCCAGTACAGTCAGCAGCAGGCTGGGTACCAGCAGGGCACAGCACAGCAGCAGACCTACTCCCAGCAACAATATCCCAACCAACAGAGCTACCCAGGGCAACAGCAGGGCTACG GCCCTGCCCAGGGAGCCCCCTCCCAGTACTCAAGCTACCAGCAAGGACAAGGTCAACAGTATGGAAGTTACAGAGCGTCGCAGACAGGACCTTCTGCCCAGCAGCAGCGGCCTTATGGCTATGAGCAG GGCCAGTATGGGAATTACCAGCAATAA